In the genome of Halorubrum sp. CBA1229, the window AACGCACGTCGTTCGTACAATGAAATCGCTGAAGCAGTAAATCTCTCAGCCCCGTCTGTTTCGGCGCGTATCCGTCGATTGGAACAAGACGGCGTTATTCGTCAATTCACAGTCGACACCGATCGAACGCAGTACGAAAACCGGGTGCGTATCATGGTGCGTTTCCAATCTGTACTCGATAGTGCGGACTCACTTCGAGAGTCAGTTATCCAGGCCCCATACGTGGAACACGTATTCACAACTGCTGAAGGTGAGATTATCGCCGTGGCGACTCCACCACGCCCCACAATCGGAAGCTGGGTGCAACAAAATATTCCACTGAGTGATGTCCGGCGATACGATGTGCAATTGCTGTCGAGCATCACCCACTCCACGTATTCAAACGGAACGGAGTCTACACTTACATCCGCAAACTGTGGGAGCACGGTTCGCGAAGACGGATTAGCCTCGCGTGTTGGTGGTTCCCTCCAACAGTTTTGTTGCGAAGAATGTGAATCTGCATTTCGGAAACAGCATGAGGATTCCCCAGGATAACGGGGACTATTTTTTCAATAGGCCGAGCAGGCCAATTGCCGCAGGGTCTGCCCCCGAGCCGGTTCACGAAACGTGGGAAAAGCGGGGAGCTCCTCGAATTCGGCGGATATGAACGGTCGCATCTCTGAAAAACAGTTATAACGCTCTATACACGCTCTCGAACGTTCTCCTGCGTGGATTCACACCCACGTCGATAACCCCCGAGCGGTCCTACGAGTAACCGAGGAGAAAGACAATGACTAATTTCAAACTCGGCCGCTGGCTGCTGGTGGCACTCGCGATCATCGGACTCGCGTTCGCCGCCCCCGCGGTCAGCGCACACGGCACTGACACGACCGCAGACGACGCGCCCACGGACAATACCACCGCAGATGAATGGGCCACGTGGATGGAGGCACAGATGACCGAACACATGGGCCCTGGTAGCGTCGAGTGGATGGAGTCGCACATGGGTGTGACCGTCGACGAAATGGCCCAGGACATGGCTGACGAGGAATACCACGACGGGACTGACGACGACTACAACGGCGGGATGTACGGGCAGGGCCACTGCTGATAGGCCCTGACCGTTTCGATCGCTTCGACTGAACGCAATTCACCAATCCACAATAATGACGCAACTCACCACGCACATCGGACGCACTGCTCGTCGACTCACGATACTCGCTGTTCCGCTGTTGGTCGCGGCGACTGGAACGGCTGCTGCCCACGGTAGTGGAAGCTACGGCGGCGGTATGATGGGCGGCGGCTGGGGCGGAATGGGCGGACTCGGCGGCTTCGGGATGCTCGGAGGCGGAATGTTCCTCTGGCCGTTGCTCCTGATCGGACTCGTCCTGCTCCTCATGTACGGGACTAACCGCGAAGAACAGACCTCGAAGACGGATACTGCACTCGCTGAACTCCGCGAGCGCTACGCGCGGGGTGAACTCTCGGACGAGGAGTTCGAGAACCGACGATCCTCGCTCACCCAGTGAGTATCAACACCCTCCGTCCATGTACCCTTCCACGTCGTCCACATACATTCGTATTGCCGGCTGGCACCTTCAGGGGTGCTACAGCGACCACGAGAGAGTGGACTAGAATGACGGGGCGATTTGCTGGGTCAGCAAACGGACCTGGCCGGTTATGCCTCGTGCAATCGTCCATAGTATTGTGGAGAGAAAGAACGAACACACAAAATGTTGAAAAAGCAACTGAGCTAACCTGACGACAAGGACTCTCCGACTCCGTCGGGGACGACTCAAGCGATCTAAACAGACCTCGGCGTGCGTCGACTCCAGTCACAGACCGAGACGAAATGTGCGTCACGACAAAATCAACCACCACAATGAAGCACTCACAACACAATATCCGAATCGACTCACGAAAACAACGCAGACAGGCTGCCGAACGCCGACGACTCCGCGCATTCACCGCCTCAGAAGCGTCTGGCGGCGCTGGATTGACCGAAGCGGAAGCAACGAAGCTCATCGCAAGCTTGGAAGCCAAAAACACCCGATAGACCAATGACGTATACCATCACCACAACGATCGATGCACAGTTCGACGATGTCGTAACCGCAGTCACGACCGCACTACAGGACGAAGGCTTCGGCATCCTCTGTGACATCGACGTCAAAACGACCCTGAAGGAAAAGCTCGATGTCGACGTAGACCAATACCGGATTCTCGGGGCGTGTAACCCTCCACTCGCCCACGAGGGGCTCGCCGAAGAGCCGGAATTGGGGGCCCTGCTCCCGTGTAACGTCATCGTCTACGAGACGGATGCCGGTGACGTCGTCGTGAGCGCCGTCGACCCCCAGCAACTGGTCGGCATCACGGAGAATCCAGACCTCGACGAGATCGCGGTCGACGTGCACGAACGATTCGAGCGCGTCATCGCAACGGTCTCAGACGAGTTGGGAACGGTGCCAGAGGAGGAGTGACGATGTCTTCGTCGAATCAACTCGACACCACGACTATCGTGCTCCTGATCCTCGGGGCGTTCATCGTCCTCCCGTTGCTCACCATGGGGATGGGGTTCGGAGGGATGATGGGCTACGGAGGGATGATGGGCTACGGCGGGACCACCAGCGGGTGGTGGCCGTTCGTCGGGATGCTCGTCCCGCTCATCTTCCTCCTCATCCTCCTTGGCGGTGGCTACCTCGTCGTCCGACGTGCGAATGAAAGCCAGACGTCTCGAAACCCCGCGATGGAGGAACTCCGCACGGCGTACGCTCGCGGCGACCTCACCGACGAAGAGTTCGAATCCCGCCGCGAGAAACTCGAACGGTCGGAGTAAACTCAACGAGTACACACCCAGGTGCGTATATCCGGAGCCTGTGTATTCGATTTCGTTCGTCAAGCTATTCCCTATCACCACTGTGTGAGCAGGACTTCGAATCGAAGAAATGGGAGACTCTCAGCTTACGATTCTGAATAGTAATGTGGTTAAGTTACAATACCGTAGTATACAATGTGACCGAAGTAATCCTCTTCACCCAAGAGACGTGCGGGGCATGCACAACACAGCGGGAGAAAAACGACGGCCTCGAGGACAAGTATCCGGACGTGCAGTTCCGGGAGGTCGACATCCGGAAAGATCTGGAAACGGCCGAAGAATACGGCGTCCGAAAGACGCCGACGACACTCGTCTACGCGAACGGAGAGCAGACCGCCGAGTTCATCGGCATCGTCGACCGGAACGACCTCGAGTCAGCCATCGAGCGCGCGACCCAGCAACCGTCTGGACTCGTCCAGCGCCTCGTCGATGCCGTGCGAAAATAACGACCAGCAGACCGATTCAAACCACATGACGAACTATAACCGACGTCAGTTCCTGGGAGTACTCGGTGCCGGCGCAATCGCCGGTGTAGGATCACTCAGCCAGCGAGCGCACAGGAGACGCCCGTCGTGAAGATGGGCAACAACTACTTCGACCCGATCGGACTCCACGTCGAACCCGGCACGACCGTTCGCTTCGAGCTAGCGGCCGGAGCCCACTCGGCGACCGCCTACGAGAATCGGATTCCATCCGACGCCAGCGCATTCAACAGTGGAACCATCTCGTCGGGATCCTTCGAGTACACGTTCGAAGAGCCAGGCACGTACGACTACTACTGCATCCCGCACAAGTCGGTCGGGATGGTCGGCCGCATCGTCGTCGGCAGCCCCGGCGGCCCGGCCGAGGAGAGCTCAATCCCCGACGGCGAGGTCCCCGATAGCGAGACGATCGTCCAGAACGGCGCCGTGGCCATCGGCTCGGACGTCGACGGAAGCGGGAGCACCGGTGGCGGCATGATGGGGCCCGGCGGAGGGGGCATGATGGGTGGCTCGAGAGGCGGGTGGGGCGGCGTCCCGTTCGTCGGCGGGCACTCGGAATGCTCGGCTTAGCTGGCGGACTCCTCTATTGGGCACTAGGACGAGGTGACGCATCTCCCGAGAGCGATGATTCCGCGATGGAAACCCTCCAACGCCGTTACGCACGAGGCGAGATCGACGAAGAAGAGTTCCAGAAGCGTCGTGAGCGGTTGGAAGACAGGTGAAACGCCTCGTCGATGTTCGGTAAGTCAGCGAATCGCGTCGGGTGCCCTCGATCGATCCGTCCGGCCGCGGATACCACCTTCGTTCGAGCGCGTCGTCACGTCGTTCGAGTTCCGCGGTAGTACACCCACACGGCGAGGAGTCCGACGACGAGGAGATAGCCGGCCCCCCAGCCGAGCGACGCAGCCGTGTCCAAGTCCGTCGTGAGTCCGGTATCGACCATCACGCGGACGGGATGGTAGCCCGGGAAGAGTTTCATCCACCACTCGGGTTCAGACTGGACGAACAGCGGGTCCTGAAACAGTCCGATATCGATCATCGGGAGGATCAACATAATCCACAGGCCGGCCAGGCGGTTGAAGACGGCGCCGACGAGCATCCCAATAAGTCCGTAGGTAACTGAAAGGACGAGCATCGCGGCGACGAACCACCACAGCTGTTCGGGCTGGAAGTCGATGAGCATCACCCCGACGGAGACAGCGACCACGACAAGCGTGATGACTGCAAGGACGCCGAACCGTGCGGCGATGACCTGCCGTGCTCGGTAGCCGACGACAGCGAGGCGGCCGTCCGTGTCTCTCGCCTCGCGCATTAGGAATAGACCGGCCAACCCGACGATGAACGAACTCGTGATCGGTGTCATGATCACGCCGTGGACCTCGGGCATCCCCCGCATCACGGTCGTCGTCTCGCCGTCGACGAGCGTCCGGACCGGCATCTGGACGTCCTGGGTGACCGCGAAGGCGAGCGTGATGAACGACACTGGGAGGACGACCAGGAGCGCTACGAGGACGTAGTTGCGGGCGTGTTCCCGGAGCCCGATACCGAACGCCGTGGCCGTTCGGTTCACGCTGACCACCCCCCGGCCGTGCGCATCGTCGCACCGAATACGGCAGTCACGAGGACGAGCAACACGAGAAGGTACCCGCCGACGAAGACGAGGTCACCCGCAGCGAACGTACCGTCGAAGGCGGCCGACTGGAGGAGTTCCTTCGGATGATACAACGGGAAGTACCGGACGAAGTCGGGGACGTCCGCGGCGAGCGGGCTGTCGCCACTGAGGAACGCGTCCATCATCGCGAGGAAGACGACGACGAGCGACCCCTCGAACAGTCGCGGAAGCACTGCGCCGACGAGCGCACCGAGGAAAGCATAGACGACGCCCGCGAGCGCGAGGAACGCGAACACAAACAGGGGTGCTTCGACGTCGATCGTCAGCCAGAGGACGCCGAAGTTCACCCCCGCGACGACGATCGTGACACCCGCGAGAGTCGCCAGCCGCGTCGCGAGCAGCGTTCGTGGCGCGTACCCGGTCTGAACGAGCCGTCGGTCAGCCTCCCGGGCACTGATCATCTGGACCAGTCCCATCAGCCCGGCGATGATGGCGACGCCGAAGATCGCGCCGAGGAGGCGTCCCAGGTCGAGCGGAATCCCCTCGACGGTCGGCATTGACGGCAGTCCGGCCATCGCCTGGCCCCACCCCTCGATGACCACGAGCGGGAGCACCAGCGCAAGGACGACGTTCAGAGGTGTCCGGACAAACGTCTGGAGATTCGCCCGAACGCCGACGACGAACCTATTCATGTTCCCCCTCCGGGTCGCTCCTGAGTTCGCTCTCGGTCTCTTCGTCGGTCACGTCGTGAACCAGTCCGTTCCGCACCTCGAAGACGCGGTCGAGGCGACTCCGCTCCTCAATTAGGTGGGAGATCATGACGACGGCAGTGCCGTCGTCCGCGAGGTCCTGTGCCATGTCCCAGAATCGCAGGTAAGTCTCCCAGTCGAACCCGGTGTAGGGTTCGTCGAGCATGAGAACGTCCGGGTCGTGCATCAACGCGATGCTGAGGTTGACCTTCTGTCGGTTCCCACCGCTAAGCTGGTCGACCCGGTAGTCAAGGTACTGCTCGAAGTCGAGTTCGTCCGCCAGTCTTTGCTTCGCCGCGTCGATCTCCTCGCGACTCATCCCGTACCCGGCGCCGAAGAGCCGGAAGGTTTCAGAGACGGTCAACCGATCGTAGAGCAGGGGTTCCTGCGGACACCATCCGACGGTTCCATACCGTTCGACCGTGCCCGCGTCGTGGTCGAGAACCCCGACGAGAATCTCCATCAGCGTGGACTTGCCCGACCCATTCTCGCCGACGATGCCGACGATCTCGCCGGCACGGACCTCGATATCCGCACCGGTGAGAACGGGCGTCGACCGTCCCAACGGAAGTCGTGACCCGTAGGTTTTCTCGAGAACGTTGCCTCGAACGAGCGTCTTGCTACCATCGACCGTCTCCGTGGGCGCCGTGGTCATTTCCATACGTGGAAAGACGTTCTACTCATTCAATCGAATTGTTGTTAAGAATCGAAAGTTAACCCCGTCAAATTACCCTGAGATCGGGTTGTATCACGAAGAGAGCAATGGATAGCCAACGATTTGGCATTCCTTTTGTCTCCAAACAGGAGTAGACTTGGTCGGTAGCCGTCATGAAAATCAGACATCTATCAGGCCCCGAACATAGTGTTGATGCGGTTTTCAAGTCAAGGTTCGAGTATCCATGGTTCAGTGCTACATCTGTGACTCGGAATGCGCTCGCGACGATGAGGTGTTCGTCTGCGAGCACTGCGGGATCTCCTGCCACCGACACTGTATGGCGGAATACGACACCGATGTCTGCCCGAAGTGTGTCGGCGAGCCGATGATCGGAGCGATCGAGTTCTAGTCGTTCCTTGTCACTCACACACCGCCTTCAGCCCGGAGGCGGAGTATATCGATGGTCAGCTGGCGAAATGCGTTTTTGACTCGTGCCCGTAGCACAGGTATGTCTACGACCGTCGAACTCCCCAACGTTGATGAGACGTGCGCCTACTGCAGGTCGCGTATCTTCGACCACGACCCGATCTGTGTGCGCGACTGTACCGACGACTGCGGGTCGCCGACCTACTTCTGCAACTACGCGTGTCTCTCGACCTACGTTGACGAAAACAACTTGACGACTGGCAACGCGTGTGAGTGGTCGCCCGACGACCCCGACTGCTGCTGAGTGGATTCGCCCCAAGCAAGACACAGAGCGACGTATTAGCCGCCACCCAACCTAGGAACCACCAACGGAGCAGTACTGGCCGTCCAACTTTATGAATGCAGCCAACGAAGTCCGTAGTGGTTCACTATGTCAAAAGAGCGCACGTCCGACGGCCTGCTCCGCATCGTCCTGATCGTCCTCGCGGTGATCGTCCTGTTCCCGCTGTTGATGATGGTGTTCGCGATGCCGATGATGGGCATGATGGGCTGGTGGTGGGGTGGTGGCATGGCCGGCGGCCTCTCACCGCTGTGGGGTATCGGAATGATGCTCGTCTGGCTCGTTGTCCTCGTCGGCATCGGCTACCTCCTCTATCGCGGCCTCGTCGGTGGTGTCGGGTCGTCGCTGACCAGCGATAGAGCACTCGAGGAACTCCGAGTGGCGTACGCTCGTGGCGACCTCTCCGACGAGGAGTTCGAGGAACGGCGTGCGAAACTCACCCGCGAGGAGTCGCAGTAGTCTGCAATCATGTCCTCGACAGTACAGCGACGCGAGTTTCTCACTGCGCTCGGAGCCGGCATCGCAGGTCTCTCCGGATGCGTTGGAAATCTCCCGGGCAGTGGCGACGGCGTCGACAGGACGATCTACGTCGGAGGCTACCACTGGGGCTTCGTTATCATCGGTGCGAGTCTGTTCGCCTACGACGTTCTCAAGAAACGCTTCGTCCGCCGTGACGAACCTGATTCCATCTCTGACGGAACGATCATCTCCCGGCGAATCTTCGCCGAAGGAGACGCGGGTTCCGAACTCGACAACGATTAACGCCCCCAATCACTCGTGTTTCGACGATATCGACGCTGTTAACGTTCTCTTCACGGCGTGCGATTTCATCTGCCAATTCGTTTCACCCGGGTGATCGTGCGCGACACGGGGAACACGGGTCCTGAATGGGGTGACCAGAAGATCCAACAACAACGGAGTCTCTCACCATGGACCGAGTCAGTAAATATCGTTATGAGTCACTGGCGTCGCTTACGATTCCCGCTGAGCGCGGACGAACGCTCGCCGCAGGACGGTCAGCAGGACGTACGTCTCGTACTTCTGGTTCCGACAGTGGTCACACGGCTGCATCTCCGTTGTGATCTCCTCGATAGATTCCTCGTACTCCTCCGTGAGATGGTTCAGTGCCTCCGTGACCTGCGGCTGGATAGCATCCGTCATCTCCTCCACGGCGGCATCAGCCGAACCCGGTAGTGAGTACGAGAGGACGATCGTGTTCGCGTGGTAGTACTTCGTCGTGCCGCCACGCCCCTCCTCAAAGCGGACGACGTCTACGAGTCCGGAATCGCGGAGTTCGTTGATGTGGTGCCGAACGGTGTTTTCGGTCCGCTCGATCCCTCGATCGGTGAGTCGGTCGTGAACCTCGCCTGCCGTCCGTGCCTCATCGGCCAGTATGTCGAGGATCATCGCTCGCATTGGTTCGTCGATGGCGTCCGAAACGCGGGTATCCCTAATCGCGATGTCGTCGAGATGGTGGTCGGCACCGGAACTGCTCATAATGGGACTGTGAGACACGTGCGGGAAAAGGTAGCGGCGAACACTGCTGTCGAGCACTTCGACCGGACGACTGGCCTGCGGTCGGATCGAGTCGAAGCCCTAGACGACCTATTGGACTGTTCCAACGACCTATATCTCTATTCAAACATATCATCTAAAAAATGTATATAGCGGTCCGGGTGCTACGTAGAACTGTGATGAACGAAACGACCCAACTCCGTGTGATGGACTTCGACTGCCCGACCTGCGCGAGCACCGTTGAACGCGCCCTCTCGAACGTCGACGGCGTCCAGAATGTGAAAGTCCACTACACGACCGGCCGAGTCGAGATCGAGTACGACGACGACGTCGCTGACCCCGACGCCTTCGCACAGGCCATCGAAAACCAGGGCTACACGCCCCAGCCCGCCTAGACCAATGAACGCACAAACGATCACACAGTACTACCGGAAGAACCGGAAAGCCATCGTCACGGCGTCCAGCGGCCTCCTCTACGGTGGCGGCTGGAGCCTCGGCCACTTCACCGGCTTCGATACAGCGAGTGCCGGTATTCTCATCCTCGCGGCGATCATCGGCGGCTACGACATCGCCAAAACCGCCTACTACGAGGTCACCAACCGAACGCTCGGCATCAAGACGCTCGTGACCTTGGCGGCCATTGGTGCCATCGTCATCGGCGAATACTGGGAAGCTGCCGCCGTCGTCTTCCTGTTCAGCCTCGGCAGCTACCTAGAAGGCCGGACGATGCGGAAGACCCGGACGGCCCTCCAGGAACTTCTGGAGATGACGCCCGACACGGCGACCGTCCGTCGCGACGGAGACCTCCAAGAAGTACCTGCCCGCGACGTCGAGGAGGGTGAAGTTGTCATCGTGAAACCGGGCGGAAAGATCCCGGTCGACGGGAGCGTCGTCGACGGCGAGAGTGCCGTCAATCAGGCCCCGGTCACCGGCGAGAGCGCGCCCGTTCACAAGACCGACGGTGACGAAGTCTACGCGGGGACGGTCAACCAGGAAGGCGCACTGGAGGTCCAGACGACGGGTGCGGGCTCGGATACGACGCTCGAGCGCATCATCCGCCGCGTCGAGGAGGCCCAGGAGGCCCAGTCGCCCACGGAGAGTCTCATCGACCGGTTCGCGAAGTACTACACCCCAGCCGTCATCGTGCTCGCAATCGGCGCGTACGCAGTCACGCAGAACGCGATCCTGTCGCTCACCTTGCTGGTCATCGGCTGTCCGGGCGCGCTGGTCATCGGACCGCCGGTCAGCATCGTCTCGGCCATCGGGAACGCCGCCCGGTCGGGAGTCCTGATGAAGGGTGGCGAACACCTCGAACGTGCCGGCAAGATCGACCTCGTTGCCTTCGACAAGACCGGCACCCTCACGAAGGGCGAGACCACCGTCGCCGACGTCGAGGGGTTTGGCGTCGACGACGACGAGGTAATCTCGCTCGCGGCGACTGCCGAGAAGAAAAGCGAACACCACCTCGCCGACGCCATCGTCGACGCAGCACGCGACCGTCCGACCGCCGCAACCGATGGCGGAACTGCGGTCGCCCATTCCGATGCCGCGAGCGCCGAACACCGGTCGGTTCCGGATCCGGATGACTTCGACGTGGTCGCCGGCAAGGGTGTCGTCGCCCATACGGACGGCCACGAGGTCGTCGTTGGGAACCGAGCGCTGCTCGACGACCGCAGCATCGACATCCCGGATTACATCGCCGAGTACGTCCGTGGCCGCGAGGAACGCGGTGAGACGGTCGTCCACGTCGTGCGAGACGGCAGCATCATCGGCGTGATCGCGATGCGCGACGAACTTCGAGAGGCCGCTCCTGGCGTCGTAGCGGCGCTTCAGGATGCCGGCATCGAGACGGTGATGCTCACCGGCGACAACGAGCGGACGGCAAGTGCCGTCGCAGGGGAAGTGGGCATCGACGAGTACCGCGCCGAACTCCTCCCCGAGGACAAACAGACCGTCATCGAAGAATACCAGGCCGACGGCCACGTCGTTGCGATGGTCGGCGATGGCATCAACGACGCGCCATCGCTGGCGACCGCCGACGTCGGTATCGCGATGGGCGCTGCCGGCACGGACACCGCCATCGAGACGGCGGACATGGCGCTGATGGCCGACGACCTCGAACGCATCCCGTACGCGGTCACACTCAGTAAAGCGACGCGCTGGAACGTCCTCGAGAACGTCGGGCTCGCGGTGCTGACCGTGACCGTCCTGCTCGCTGGCGTGCTCACCAGTTACGTCACGCTCGCCGCCGGGATGCTCGTCCACGAAGCCAGCGTTCTCCTCGTCATCCTCAACGGGATGCGACTGCTCCGACACTAATCTCCACAACCAATGACAACAAATTCACCTGCGACTGACGCGACGCACACTAGCACCGACTGGCAGGTCGACTACGACGCCGACCCGATCGAAATCCGCGACCCCGTCGCGGAGGCCCTCGGCGTCCTC includes:
- a CDS encoding winged helix-turn-helix transcriptional regulator; amino-acid sequence: MTQNAIDDTDREILRLLEENARRSYNEIAEAVNLSAPSVSARIRRLEQDGVIRQFTVDTDRTQYENRVRIMVRFQSVLDSADSLRESVIQAPYVEHVFTTAEGEIIAVATPPRPTIGSWVQQNIPLSDVRRYDVQLLSSITHSTYSNGTESTLTSANCGSTVREDGLASRVGGSLQQFCCEECESAFRKQHEDSPG
- a CDS encoding SHOCT domain-containing protein; amino-acid sequence: MTQLTTHIGRTARRLTILAVPLLVAATGTAAAHGSGSYGGGMMGGGWGGMGGLGGFGMLGGGMFLWPLLLIGLVLLLMYGTNREEQTSKTDTALAELRERYARGELSDEEFENRRSSLTQ
- a CDS encoding DUF302 domain-containing protein; translated protein: MTYTITTTIDAQFDDVVTAVTTALQDEGFGILCDIDVKTTLKEKLDVDVDQYRILGACNPPLAHEGLAEEPELGALLPCNVIVYETDAGDVVVSAVDPQQLVGITENPDLDEIAVDVHERFERVIATVSDELGTVPEEE
- a CDS encoding SHOCT domain-containing protein → MSSSNQLDTTTIVLLILGAFIVLPLLTMGMGFGGMMGYGGMMGYGGTTSGWWPFVGMLVPLIFLLILLGGGYLVVRRANESQTSRNPAMEELRTAYARGDLTDEEFESRREKLERSE
- a CDS encoding thioredoxin family protein, whose amino-acid sequence is MTEVILFTQETCGACTTQREKNDGLEDKYPDVQFREVDIRKDLETAEEYGVRKTPTTLVYANGEQTAEFIGIVDRNDLESAIERATQQPSGLVQRLVDAVRK
- a CDS encoding plastocyanin/azurin family copper-binding protein, whose protein sequence is MGNNYFDPIGLHVEPGTTVRFELAAGAHSATAYENRIPSDASAFNSGTISSGSFEYTFEEPGTYDYYCIPHKSVGMVGRIVVGSPGGPAEESSIPDGEVPDSETIVQNGAVAIGSDVDGSGSTGGGMMGPGGGGMMGGSRGGWGGVPFVGGHSECSA
- a CDS encoding SHOCT domain-containing protein codes for the protein METLQRRYARGEIDEEEFQKRRERLEDR
- a CDS encoding ABC transporter permease; this encodes MNRTATAFGIGLREHARNYVLVALLVVLPVSFITLAFAVTQDVQMPVRTLVDGETTTVMRGMPEVHGVIMTPITSSFIVGLAGLFLMREARDTDGRLAVVGYRARQVIAARFGVLAVITLVVVAVSVGVMLIDFQPEQLWWFVAAMLVLSVTYGLIGMLVGAVFNRLAGLWIMLILPMIDIGLFQDPLFVQSEPEWWMKLFPGYHPVRVMVDTGLTTDLDTAASLGWGAGYLLVVGLLAVWVYYRGTRTT
- a CDS encoding ABC transporter permease — protein: MNRFVVGVRANLQTFVRTPLNVVLALVLPLVVIEGWGQAMAGLPSMPTVEGIPLDLGRLLGAIFGVAIIAGLMGLVQMISAREADRRLVQTGYAPRTLLATRLATLAGVTIVVAGVNFGVLWLTIDVEAPLFVFAFLALAGVVYAFLGALVGAVLPRLFEGSLVVVFLAMMDAFLSGDSPLAADVPDFVRYFPLYHPKELLQSAAFDGTFAAGDLVFVGGYLLVLLVLVTAVFGATMRTAGGWSA
- a CDS encoding ABC transporter ATP-binding protein gives rise to the protein MEMTTAPTETVDGSKTLVRGNVLEKTYGSRLPLGRSTPVLTGADIEVRAGEIVGIVGENGSGKSTLMEILVGVLDHDAGTVERYGTVGWCPQEPLLYDRLTVSETFRLFGAGYGMSREEIDAAKQRLADELDFEQYLDYRVDQLSGGNRQKVNLSIALMHDPDVLMLDEPYTGFDWETYLRFWDMAQDLADDGTAVVMISHLIEERSRLDRVFEVRNGLVHDVTDEETESELRSDPEGEHE
- a CDS encoding SHOCT domain-containing protein, producing the protein MSKERTSDGLLRIVLIVLAVIVLFPLLMMVFAMPMMGMMGWWWGGGMAGGLSPLWGIGMMLVWLVVLVGIGYLLYRGLVGGVGSSLTSDRALEELRVAYARGDLSDEEFEERRAKLTREESQ
- a CDS encoding helix-turn-helix domain-containing protein; the encoded protein is MSSSGADHHLDDIAIRDTRVSDAIDEPMRAMILDILADEARTAGEVHDRLTDRGIERTENTVRHHINELRDSGLVDVVRFEEGRGGTTKYYHANTIVLSYSLPGSADAAVEEMTDAIQPQVTEALNHLTEEYEESIEEITTEMQPCDHCRNQKYETYVLLTVLRRAFVRAQRES
- a CDS encoding heavy-metal-associated domain-containing protein is translated as MNETTQLRVMDFDCPTCASTVERALSNVDGVQNVKVHYTTGRVEIEYDDDVADPDAFAQAIENQGYTPQPA
- a CDS encoding cation-translocating P-type ATPase, translated to MNAQTITQYYRKNRKAIVTASSGLLYGGGWSLGHFTGFDTASAGILILAAIIGGYDIAKTAYYEVTNRTLGIKTLVTLAAIGAIVIGEYWEAAAVVFLFSLGSYLEGRTMRKTRTALQELLEMTPDTATVRRDGDLQEVPARDVEEGEVVIVKPGGKIPVDGSVVDGESAVNQAPVTGESAPVHKTDGDEVYAGTVNQEGALEVQTTGAGSDTTLERIIRRVEEAQEAQSPTESLIDRFAKYYTPAVIVLAIGAYAVTQNAILSLTLLVIGCPGALVIGPPVSIVSAIGNAARSGVLMKGGEHLERAGKIDLVAFDKTGTLTKGETTVADVEGFGVDDDEVISLAATAEKKSEHHLADAIVDAARDRPTAATDGGTAVAHSDAASAEHRSVPDPDDFDVVAGKGVVAHTDGHEVVVGNRALLDDRSIDIPDYIAEYVRGREERGETVVHVVRDGSIIGVIAMRDELREAAPGVVAALQDAGIETVMLTGDNERTASAVAGEVGIDEYRAELLPEDKQTVIEEYQADGHVVAMVGDGINDAPSLATADVGIAMGAAGTDTAIETADMALMADDLERIPYAVTLSKATRWNVLENVGLAVLTVTVLLAGVLTSYVTLAAGMLVHEASVLLVILNGMRLLRH